The DNA sequence AGTCGTATGGAAAACGTTGAATCCTTGTTCAATGCCGTTCAGGATTATGTTGATAGCAACAGCGATGAACTTACAGGCGAAATTTCTATAGAAAATAAAAACTTGGGAGCTTTTATGCAAGAAGTAAGTCTGCTTACCGACCAAGATACCCAAGATAAAGACGACGATGATAAAGTGTCGCTTATGACAATACATCAGGCAAAGGGATTGGAATTTCCGCAGGTTTTTATTGCAGGTGTCGAAGAAAATTTGTTTCCTTCGTTTATGTCAATTGGCGATAGAGACGATTTGGAAGAAGAACGCTGTTTGTTTTACGTTGCGGTTACTCGAGCCGAAAAAAATGTAGTTATTTCTCACGCCGAAACCAGGTATCGTTGGGGCGAGCTTGTACTTGCCGAGCCTAGTCGCTTTATTGATGAGATTGACACTCGATATGTCGATGACCTATATCTGAAACTTAATGAATCGGAGAGTAAAACTCCAAAATTCATGAGGAAAATCTCAGGTAAAAGCGATGATGCTTTTATTGAAAAAGCCGAAGAAAAAACTGCCAAATATGATAGCAAAATTGCTGATATTTCAGAAATTAAAGAAGGAATGCAGGTTAAGCATAATAGCTTTGGAGTAGGCGAGGTTATTAAGGTTGAAGGTAGCGGAGCTAATGCCAAAGCAAAGGTTAATTTTAAAGCAGTGGGTGTTAAACATTTATTGCTTAGATTTGCAAAGTTAGAAATTGTTAAGTAAAAAATATTATGAACAGCATAGGCAGTATTTTCCGATTAACAACTTTTGGCGAATCGCATGGAGTATGTGTAGGAGGTGTTATTGACGGCTGCCCTTCGGGGATAGTGATTGATATTGAAAAAATAAACCAAGAGTTGGAATATCGACGTACAGGAGCCTCTAAGCATAGTTCTCAGCGTAACGAAACAGACAAAGTGCAATTTTTGTCTGGTTTGTATAATAATACTACTTTGGGTACGCCAATAGCCTTTATCATCAATAATACTGATGCACGTAGCAGCGACTACGACGATATAAAAGATGTTTTCAGACCTTCGCACGCCGACTATACTTACTATAAAAAATACGGCATCAGAGATTATAGGGGAGGAGGCAGAGCATCGGCACGTGAAACAGCTGTGAGAGTAGTTGCTGGTGCTATTGCAAAACAAATTTTAAATAAAAAAAATATAAACATAACAGCTTGGACTTCTTCGATAGGAAATATTACCGATACAAACATGTACGGTTTCTGCGATAGGTCGGATATTTATAATAGCACATTCAGAAATCCTAATCGCGATTTCAACACTATAGCTGAAGCATTAATCTCCGAACTGAAAGCTGAAAAAGATACAATTGGAGGTACTATTTCCTGTGTTGTCGAAAATGTGCCTATTGGCTTGGGCGAACCGATTTATGATAAAGTTCAAAGCCGTGTTGCAGCTGCGATATTCAGTATAAATGCAGTCAGAGGGTTTGAGTTTGGTAAAGGTTTTGAAGCTGCCAAAATGCTTGGCTCGCAACATAATGATTCCTTTTATCTCGAAAACAACACAATAAAAACCAAAACCAATAACGACGGCGGAATACAAGGCGGAATAACCAACGGCAACGATTTGTTTTTCAGAGTAGCCTTTAAACCTATTTCTTCAATTGGAATAAAACAACATACCGTCGACGAAAACAACACCGAACGAGAAATTTGCATAAAAGGTCGCCACGACGTTTGTCCAGTTCCAAGAGCTGTTATTGTAGTTGAGGCTGTTGTGGCTATTACGTTGTTGGATTTATTTTTACTAGGTAACAATAAGCCTTTAGCTTTTAGCCATTAGCCATTGGCAATGTACAATTATTAATTAATTGCTAATTCTTCATTGATAATTGCCCCGCAACCCGAAACACCATTTCTAATTTCTAATTTCTAACTTCTACCTTCAAAAAAAACCATCACCCATCACTAATCACTCACCACTCACCACTCACCACTCACCACTCACCACTCACCACCAATCACCAATCACCAATCACCAATTGATTCGCCTTCCGAAATATTAATATTGTTTATATTTAAATGCTTTCTGGTATTGTTTAAAAATAGGTCGAAGGCAACTTTTTGATTTTTTTCAACTATCGTATCGTTATCAATATACCACGAAGGTAAAATGTTGTATTTTTTCGAATTAGTGTCAGCAGCTATGTTAACCCAAGTTAGGTAATAGTTTGCATTTTTAATGTAAGACAAATTTCCCTTTTTCTCAATTTCAATTTTAACCATAGCACCGCCGTCAGTATTTATTTTCCTTTGGTTTGAAACAAAATTTCCGAGCGACCAAACTACAAGTTTATCTTTCTCATTGATATTGTTTCTTTTATGCCAAGCCATGGGCTGAACAACGTGTGGGTGCGACCCGATAATAATATCTACACCGTTATCGAACAGAAAATTTGCGGTTTTTATCTGAGATGAATCCGGTAAAAGCTGATATTCGGTTCCCCAATGTATATAAACGATTATTTTATCAGGTTTCAGGAGTTTGGCAGTTTCGATGTCGTTCCGAATAGAATCGTAGTGAATTAAATTTACCATAAGCGGACTTGGAACAGGCAATCCATTTGTGCCGTAAGTATAATTTAAAAGAGCAATTTTAATATCGTTTTTATTGATTATTAAAGGATGTTTTTCGTATTTATCGTTGTAGTCAAGGTAAGTGCCGATGCGTTCAACATTCAAGCTGTCTAAAACAGCAATAGTCCTTCTTATGCCTTTTGCACCTTTGTCGCAGGAGTGGTTGTTGGCAGTAGAAATAATATCTACACCCGAATTAATAAGAGCCGGCACTATGGCATCGGGAGCGCTGAATTGCGGATAGCCACTGTACGGTTTGCCAGCGAGTGTGGTTTCTAAGTTAACTATGGTAAAATCGGCGGAACTAAGTAGCGGTTTAACGTGTTTAAAGCAATGGTTATAATCGTATTCGTCGTCGCCGACTTTAGCCGAAGTTATTTGAGGCATGTGCTGCATAATGTCGCCCACGAACATGAGACTTACTTTGTTGGCAACATCGCTATTGTTAGTATCTGCTGCCAAATGTCGCTTCTGACCCAATGCAGTGTAGTTAACAACAAATAGCAACAAAAGTAATAATGCAAAACGTTTTTTCGTCATAAATCTTTTTTTTGCAAAGTTAATTATTACTGTTAGATAAAACATTGAAATAAACGCCGTTGATTATATTGAAGCATATGTATTTAGCCTTTAGCCTTTAGCTTTTAGCCTTTAGCCTTTAGCCTTTAGCCAAACTTAGCCAATAGCCAATAGCCAACAGCTAATAGCTAATCGTAACCCTTATACTTCCCCATTTATGGGATAATCCGTTTTTAAACTCAGGACTTATATACGTTTGAGCAATTTCTATACCCAAAATGTTTTTATAACTGAAATGAATACCAAATTCGCCGTAGGCAACAAATTTGCATACATCGCTGTACTTTATGGTATATACATTTGAAGGGTTAATAACTCCGCCTTGTAGCAACGCGTTGTAGCCAACCACATACAATTTAGGTTTCAGAAAAAAGTTAATGTTAAACTTATTACCACTGCTTGTGCTAGTGTAATCCGATTTGTATTTGCCGAAAATAAAATTCACTCCCAAATTCAAATTTGTTTTCAAAGTACTGAGCTCTGCGTTGCTTTCGGCGCTGAAGTCTATTAAGTTAGAATTGACAAATGTTTTCTTATATCCTAAGCCGTAGCCTATAATAATATCCGACTTTAATTGTGATTCCCAGCCTAATGGAGGGTCGTTGGTTGGAAATATATGGTGTATAGTTGATTGTAAATATGCTCCGGGCGAGTACGGACCTAAATAACCCAATTGAAATCTTGATGAGAATACGGTTTTATTTTGAGAGTTCGCATTTATCTTATCATAAGTAAAATATAAAGTTGACGAGTACGGACGGTCGGAGCTTAAGTCAGGATAAATTCTGGTGTCGGATGGTGTGTACATGTTTTGTACAATGTGAAGTCTGTACGTAACATAAGCATCCTTGCGGTATGGTATCATTAAGGAATTAATTTTCCACAAACCTAACATTGGCGACTGCGTGCCAAGCGTTATGCCGTTTGTGTAATAGCGGTCGGTGTTGGGGTGGGTTATCAGGTCGTTTTCAAAACTTACAAAAAAGTAACGCTCAGTTTTTGTTTTATGAATAACCCACTCTATAGGCAACGATTTCAACGACTCCGTACTTTTTACAGTGTTGTCAAATTCGTAATCGCTTACTATGCGTTTTACTTTTTTTATATCCCTGAAATTGTCGCGATGAATAGTGTCGGTCAATTGCTTTTGGTTCGATGTAGTAGTCTTTGGTTTTATAATCTTTTTAGCACGATTTTTTTGTTTTGGTGGAATAATTTTGTTGGAAGAAGTAAAATTCATTTTTCCGAATTTGTCAACAACAACACAATCGTGATTTACGAATGTAATATGTGTCGGAGTATCATTAACATCAACAACAATGAGAAGAATGCTTTTCTTGTCGGTAAAATAAACATTATCAATTGTACTTGTTTTTTTGTTGGCTATGTACGAATAAAAAAAACTTTTATTTGATGTAATAATGCTGTTTGAAGTAATAAATAAGGTATCGGTTGAACAAAAATTTGAAGAATAACGTGTTTTCTGTCCATCTTCACTACAAGACGACAATAAGGAAATTGTGAGAAACAACATCAAATATTTTTTCAACAACGACATTCTGAGCAAATTGCTTTAGTTACAATTTATTGTACGGATTAAAGTAAGAACCCCTGTCGTCGGGCATACTTTTCCAACGCTTGTGCGACCATATCCAATATGCGGGTTCTTCCATAATTTGTTTTTCCAATTCTTCTACGTAAAGTCTTGTTATTTCTTGTTTAGGCAAATCTTTGGGAGTATCCGAAATTTTTTTGTAATACAATTGGTAGTAACCCCTTTTCATCTTCTTAATTGACAATAAATAAGTAGGGATATTATATTTTCTCGAATAAATTTCGGGACCCGAAAACCATGATGTTTCTTTGTCCAAAAACTTTTTCCAATACGAAAATCTTATAGCAGTCGGATACTGGTCGGCAACCAAATAAAACAAATGAGGCTTATCTGTGTGTTTTTTAAAAGCCCTTGAAGTTTCTTCAGTAGGAACCATAATAGTACTGTATTTCGACCTGGATTTTTTCATTTGTTTATCTATCCAAATATTTGAAATTTTGTGATAAACAATTACTGCGGGGTAATTAAACTGAAAACCTGGCGCTGTAGTTCCCCATTCCCAATTATTGTAGTGGTATGCCAATACCAATATGCTTTTGTTCGTTGCTGCAATTTGTTTGTTAATTTCGTCGCTATTAACAACTTTGTACCTTTTTTTCATTGTTTCAACACACATGCTACTTGTCTTGAAACTCTCCAATGTTAGGTCGCACAAATGGCGATAGTATTTTTTTTCAATGGCAATAATTTCGCTCTTGCTTTTATTTGGGAAAGAACTTGTTAAGTTATACCTTACAACCTTGCGCCTATATCTTATTACCCAATATACAATCGGATACATCATATCCGACAGTATATACAATAATTTAAAGGGAACCAAAGACAGAAGTTTGGAGAAGATTCCGTAAAAAATAAAGGATACAAAAGATAAAATTTTCATTAGAGTAGGGAAGTGTGTTAGTAAATAAATCTGATGCCTGCTCCCACGCCCGGACGCTTAGAAGTGTAGCCTTCTAAGTTTACTTTTAAGTAATGGGCTGTAACGTATGGCTCAACACAAATTACATTGTTGAAAATAAAAGAAACTCCGCCTTGCAAATTAGTGCCAAATCCTATGCCACCCTGATAAATTTCAAACTCTTGCATGCCTGTATTTGGTACGTACGGATTATTGCCATATATGTTTATCATAGAATATTCCCTGTTGCCAATGTACACAAATGATTTGAGCACTTTGGTGCTGTTTAGGTTAAATCCTGCAGATAAAAAGTACTTTAAATTGTCATGTTTAATGAAATTTCTTCGAATGGAAATATCAATATATACACGACGTTCAAGTCCTTGAATAGAGAATAATCTTATATCATCGAAAGTAGGATAGGGCTTTGGATTAAAATTTATGGAAATAGCATCTTTAACTTTGAGTTTCAAATAGCTGAACTGCATGGTAATAGAATATAAATCATTGAAATTATATTGCATAAACAAGCCTGGGCTAACTGCAAAATTATATTTCATATTTTGTGGCAAATCGCCTAATACCATGGTATCGTATACAGTAGAGCCGGGCTCATGTTCATTAAAGTAATTCTTTATTTCCTGATACCAATAATAATTATCAAAAACATACGAGATTTTATTTTCATTTTTCTCACTTCCGTTGTAGTAGTTTGCCGTGTACGGCGAAACGTAATATCCGGCAAAATTAAGACCTAAATTCCAACCGCGAGCGCTTTGCATATCTTGCGAAAAACTTCTATAGCAAACTAATAGCAGAAGTAACGTCGTGTATAAAAATGTTTTTTTATTCATTTTCGTCAGTGGTAAAAGACAAAGGTACAAAAATGTGCTAATTCATAATTTTTTAATCGATAAAGTTGGTTTAAAATAGCAAAGCGACTACTTTTGTGCCTGTTATTAAATAAAATTAAAACTAA is a window from the Lentimicrobiaceae bacterium genome containing:
- a CDS encoding lipid A deacylase LpxR family protein, with translation MSLLKKYLMLFLTISLLSSCSEDGQKTRYSSNFCSTDTLFITSNSIITSNKSFFYSYIANKKTSTIDNVYFTDKKSILLIVVDVNDTPTHITFVNHDCVVVDKFGKMNFTSSNKIIPPKQKNRAKKIIKPKTTTSNQKQLTDTIHRDNFRDIKKVKRIVSDYEFDNTVKSTESLKSLPIEWVIHKTKTERYFFVSFENDLITHPNTDRYYTNGITLGTQSPMLGLWKINSLMIPYRKDAYVTYRLHIVQNMYTPSDTRIYPDLSSDRPYSSTLYFTYDKINANSQNKTVFSSRFQLGYLGPYSPGAYLQSTIHHIFPTNDPPLGWESQLKSDIIIGYGLGYKKTFVNSNLIDFSAESNAELSTLKTNLNLGVNFIFGKYKSDYTSTSSGNKFNINFFLKPKLYVVGYNALLQGGVINPSNVYTIKYSDVCKFVAYGEFGIHFSYKNILGIEIAQTYISPEFKNGLSHKWGSIRVTISY
- the aroC gene encoding chorismate synthase, yielding MNSIGSIFRLTTFGESHGVCVGGVIDGCPSGIVIDIEKINQELEYRRTGASKHSSQRNETDKVQFLSGLYNNTTLGTPIAFIINNTDARSSDYDDIKDVFRPSHADYTYYKKYGIRDYRGGGRASARETAVRVVAGAIAKQILNKKNINITAWTSSIGNITDTNMYGFCDRSDIYNSTFRNPNRDFNTIAEALISELKAEKDTIGGTISCVVENVPIGLGEPIYDKVQSRVAAAIFSINAVRGFEFGKGFEAAKMLGSQHNDSFYLENNTIKTKTNNDGGIQGGITNGNDLFFRVAFKPISSIGIKQHTVDENNTEREICIKGRHDVCPVPRAVIVVEAVVAITLLDLFLLGNNKPLAFSH
- a CDS encoding CapA family protein; protein product: MTKKRFALLLLLLFVVNYTALGQKRHLAADTNNSDVANKVSLMFVGDIMQHMPQITSAKVGDDEYDYNHCFKHVKPLLSSADFTIVNLETTLAGKPYSGYPQFSAPDAIVPALINSGVDIISTANNHSCDKGAKGIRRTIAVLDSLNVERIGTYLDYNDKYEKHPLIINKNDIKIALLNYTYGTNGLPVPSPLMVNLIHYDSIRNDIETAKLLKPDKIIVYIHWGTEYQLLPDSSQIKTANFLFDNGVDIIIGSHPHVVQPMAWHKRNNINEKDKLVVWSLGNFVSNQRKINTDGGAMVKIEIEKKGNLSYIKNANYYLTWVNIAADTNSKKYNILPSWYIDNDTIVEKNQKVAFDLFLNNTRKHLNINNINISEGESIGDW
- a CDS encoding lysophospholipid acyltransferase family protein → MYLLTHFPTLMKILSFVSFIFYGIFSKLLSLVPFKLLYILSDMMYPIVYWVIRYRRKVVRYNLTSSFPNKSKSEIIAIEKKYYRHLCDLTLESFKTSSMCVETMKKRYKVVNSDEINKQIAATNKSILVLAYHYNNWEWGTTAPGFQFNYPAVIVYHKISNIWIDKQMKKSRSKYSTIMVPTEETSRAFKKHTDKPHLFYLVADQYPTAIRFSYWKKFLDKETSWFSGPEIYSRKYNIPTYLLSIKKMKRGYYQLYYKKISDTPKDLPKQEITRLYVEELEKQIMEEPAYWIWSHKRWKSMPDDRGSYFNPYNKL